TGTTCTCGGCCGACCGGTTGATGAACGACGCCGCCCAGTTCGCGTCGTATCAAAAGTCGCGCGTCGACGCGGCGTCACCAGCGGCCATGCTGCGGCAGTACGAGCTGACGACGCTCGACACGCTGCGCGTCGTCGACGCGATCCGCAACCGTGGGCTGGTGCCGATCGCCACGCCGTTCTCGTTGGACGACGTGGACGCGGTCGTCTCGTTGAACCTGCCGGCGATCAAGATCGCTTCGCCCGACCTCGTGAACCGCCCGCTGCTGTCGCGCGCCGCTGAGACGGGCCTGCCGATGCTGGTCTCCACCGGCGCCGCGACCATGGGCGAGGTGTCGATCGCGACGGAATGGCTGACCGACCTGCAGGCGACGTTCGCGCTGCTGCACTGCGTCAGCAGTTACCCCACGACGCTGGCCGACGCGAATTTGCGATGGATCGGCGAGCTGGCGCGGTTCGGCTGCACGGTGGGGTATTCGGATCACACGACTGAACCGCTCGCCGGCGCGCTGGCGGTGGCGAGCGGGGCGAGCATTGTGGAAAAGCACCTCACCTACGACCGCGGCGCCGCGGGGCCCGATCACGCGGCCAGCGCCGACCCGGTCGGCTTCGCGCAGTACGTGAACGCCATTCGTTTGGCAGACACGGTGCGCGGCGCCGCGGGCAAGCGCGTGCTGGACTGCGAGCAGGACGTGCGAAAGGTCAGCCGGCAAAGCCTGGTGATCGCCCGCGCACTGCGCGCCGGTGAACGCGTGGGCGCAACCGATTTGATCGTGCAACGGCCCGGCGTGGGCATCCCCGCGGCGCAGTGGCCGATCGCGATCGGCAAGACCGTCCGCCGCGACGTGCCCGCGGGCACGATGCTGTCGTGGGAGATGCTCAGCGACGCGGCGTGATCTAAAGTGCGAAGTCGGAAAGTGAAAGGCGGAAGTGAAAGCGACGGCTCGCAAGCGCATCTGTTTCGTCACCGGCACGCGGGCCGAGTACGGATTGATGCGCTCCACGCTCGCGGTCATCGCGCAGCATCCAAGTCTAGAACTGCAGCTCGTCGCTACCGGCATGCACCTGCATCGGCGGTACGGACGAACGATCGATGAGATCCGGCGCGACGGGTGGACGGTCGACGCGACCGTGCCGTGGCCATTGGATGCTGACACGCCCGCGGCCGTCGCGGCCCGCACGGGCGCCGCGATGGCGAAGCTGGCGGCGACGTACGAGCGGTTGCAGACCGACGTCGTCCTCGTTGTCGGTGATCGCGTCGAGGCCTTCGCGGCGGCGGCGGCAGGGCAGGTGTCGCAGCGGGTGGTCGCCCATGTCCATGGTGGCGATCGGGCCGCGGGGCAGATCGACGACGCACTCCGCCATGCCATCACCAAACTCGCCCACGTCCACTTCCCCGCTACGCCTGCCAGTGCGGCACGCATCGTGAAGCTGGGTGAAGATCCTCGGCGGATCCATCGCGTCGGCGCGCCGGGCATCGATGGCATTGCGACCGCTGCGGCGCCGATGGCGGTGTTGCGCGAGCGCTTCCCCGGTTTGCGCGAGGGGCAGTTCGCGCTAATCGTGCTGCACCCGACCGACGCCACGGGCGAGACCGAGTCATCGCGCGCAAGTACGGTGTTGCGCGCCTCGCGGGCCGCCGGCATCGAGCAGGTCGTGGTGATCTACCCCAACAGCGACCCCGGTTCGCAGCCGATCATCCGTTGCTGGGAAGCGCGGCAGGCCGAGATCGACTTCCTGCTGCCCGACGCCCCGCGGGACGTGTTTCTCGGACTGATGCGCCGCTGCGCCGTGATGGTCGGCAACAGCAGCGCCGGCATCATCGAGGCCGGCGCCCTCGGGACACCCGTCGTCAACGTCGGCGACCGTCAGGCCGGTCGCGAGCGCGGGGCGAACGTGGCGGACGTCGGGTTCCGTGCCAGCGAGATCACGCTGGCGGTGCGAAGTGCGCTATCCATCGACCGAACAGGCAGGCCCGATAAAACGCATCCGTATGGTGGCGGGCGGGCGGGGGTTCGCATCGCGGCAGCGCTGGATCGCTTGATGATCAACAACCGGTTGCTGCGGAAGCTGATCGCGTACTAGCGGCCACCGTGACCGAGCGAAAGCATCTTCCCGCAAAAGCGGGGCGGGTCAGAATTAGGTTCAATCCGATGATTAAGCTCTGCGGGTTTCTGCTCGATACTGCAGGTAGCCGCTTAGTTTGTTCGAAGGATCGCTGAATGGGAACCACACCGCTGCCTGAATCGCAAAGCATTGTGTCCGACGCCGTGCGCAAGGTGACGATGCTCGCGACGTTGCCCGAGGTGACCTCGCGCATCATCCGCACCGTGGAGGACCCCAAGAGCACCGCCAGCGCGCTGCACAAGATCGTGTCGCACGACCCGGCGCTGGTCACCCGCATCCTGAAGGTCGTCAACAGTTCGTTCTACGGGTTGCCCGGGCAGATCGGCAGCATCGAGCGCGCGATCGTGCTGCTGGGGCTGAACGCGGTGAAGAATATCGCCGTCGCCGCCAGCCTCGGACAGATGTTCCGCGGCGCGACACTCTGCGAGGGATACACGGCCAAGGACCTGTGGACGCACTGCGTCGCGGTCGCCGTCACGTCGCGCGAGTTGGCCAAGCAGATGAAGGTCTCCCTGGCCGACGAGGCGTTCCTGGCCGGCATGATTCACGACGTGGGCCTGCTGGTGTCGCTTCAACTGTGGCCCGAGAAGCTGCGCAACATCTGCGACGCGTCGCGCACCGGCCAGCAGCCGTTCTGCGAGATCGAGCGCGCGATGGTCGGCGTCGACCACCAGCAGCTGGGCATGGGCCTGGCCGAGCAGTGGAAGTTCCCGCGGTCGTGCCAGCTGGTGGCGGGCTTCCACCATCAACCGCAGGTGCTGTCGGACGACAGCCGGACGCTGGTGACGATCGTCCACGTCGCCGACACGATCTGCTGCGGCACGGCGCACGGCTTCCCGCTGACGGCCGCCCATCAAACGCTCGACGCGCGCCTGCTGGCCGATGCGCACATCACGCCCGCAATCGTGGAAAGCGTGAAGGCCAGGCACGAGGAAATCCTTCAGGCCGCCGAGGCTTCGCTGGGGTGATCGTCGTTCTTCTGTAGGACAGGCATTCCTGCCTGTCTCTCCCCCCGTATTATCTCTTCTATCTTCTGTGGCACAGGCATTCTTGCCTGTGTCTCTTCCTTTCTTTTATCTTCCTGGTGGGACGACGGACATTCTTGTCCGGACCCATGCACTTGACGAAGGGCCTCGCAGTTCGTCATCCTGAGGTACTTCGAAGGATCTCCCCCCATATTCGCTTCGTGAAGGAAGAGATCCTTCGGAGTGCCTCAGGATGAGGAGGTTTCGTCAAGTGCATAGATACGGACAAGAATGTCCGTCCCACCAAGAGAATAGAGAGAAGAGACACAGGCCAGAATGCCTGTGCCACAGAAGAAAGAGGAGAAGACTACGGGGGGAGAGACCGGCAGGAATGCCTGTCCAACAGAAGAGGGGGGATTCTTCGCGGCCGTGGGTTTCCGTTGCCTTGGATCGACGAGCGCATTAAACCATCGTCGGTTGTCGGCGGACGTCCTTGGCGCCGCTGTCGATGCGCAGGGGAAGTTTGATCCAGAAGGTCGCGCCTTTGCCGGGTTCGCTTTCGACGCCGAGCGCGCCGCCGAGCAGGGTGGCCAGTTCTTTGGAGATCGCCAGGCCCAGGCCCGTGCCACTGTGTTGGCGGGTGACGCTGCCGTCGATCTGGCGGAACTTCTCGAAGATCATCTGCTGTTTTTCCGGTTCGATGCCGATGCCACGGTCGGCGACCGCGACGCGTACGCCGTCACCGTCGAGCCGCGCGGTGAGGTCGATGCGCTCGCCAGCGGGGGAAAATTTGATCGCGTTCGACAGCAGGTTGTAGAGGATCTGCTGCAGCTTGGCCGGGTCGTTCTGCAGGATCGGGATGCCGGCGGGCACGTCGATGTCGATCGAGAGTTTCTTCGGCTCGCACAGCGGCTTGAGGATGTTCGCCAGGCCCTCGAACAAATCGCTCAGGCTCAGCGGTTCCGATCGCACCTCCATCCGGCCGGCCTCAATCTTGGCCAGGTCCAGCAGGTCGTTAATCAGGTCCAGCAGGTTGCGGCCGCTCTGGGCGATGTTCTGCACGTAGCGCGTGCTCTTGGCGTCGGTGGGGGTCGTGTCCTTCAGCAGTTCGGCGAAGCCCAAGATGCTGTTGAGCGGCGTGCGCAGCTCGTGGCTGACGTTGGCGAGGAACTCGCTCTTCAACCGGTTCGACTCGTACAACGCCACGTTGCTCTCGGCCATCTGGCCCAATTTCAGGTCGAGGCTCTTGTTGATCGCGCGCAGCTGGTCGGCATTGCCCTTCAGGTTCGACAGCATCGTGTTGAACGTCTCCGACAGCTGTTGAAATTCGTCGCCGGTGCTGATGTCGGATCGAATGTTCAGGTCGCCACTGCTGACCTTCTCGGCCGTCTCCTGCAGCACGCGCACGGGCTGCAGGATAAGGCGCGTGATGATCAGGTAGAGCACGATGATCGCCAGCGTGCCCGCAAACAGGCCGGCCGCCAGCAGCAGCACGCGGTTCAGCAGCATCTGGTTGTCGTTCAACTGCGATTCGATGTCGACGCTGACGATGCCCAGCAGCGTGCCGCGCGTCGTCGGCTTCACCGCGGCGCTCGCGAGAACCCGCTGGCCGGCGGACAGGGTGCTGGGTGGCACCGCTGCGGTCGTCGGATTTGCGTTGCCGACACGTGCCGCTGGCGCGGTAGTTGCAAGACTGCTGACGGTCGCGTGGCAGCGCAGGCACTCGACCGTCGCGCGCAGCTCACGCGCGTAGCGGTATCCGATGCCGTCGGCACGGTCGTAACGCTGGTAAACGAAGTCCTGCTTATCCAACCGGCGCAACCGCGACGGCGCACGGCTCTCGAATCGCGTGAGCGACTCGGGATCGACGTCGCTGCC
The nucleotide sequence above comes from Tepidisphaeraceae bacterium. Encoded proteins:
- a CDS encoding N-acetylneuraminate synthase family protein, producing MQIADRQIGIEHRTFVIAEIGVNHNGSVRRALELVDLAAAAGADAVKLQLFSADRLMNDAAQFASYQKSRVDAASPAAMLRQYELTTLDTLRVVDAIRNRGLVPIATPFSLDDVDAVVSLNLPAIKIASPDLVNRPLLSRAAETGLPMLVSTGAATMGEVSIATEWLTDLQATFALLHCVSSYPTTLADANLRWIGELARFGCTVGYSDHTTEPLAGALAVASGASIVEKHLTYDRGAAGPDHAASADPVGFAQYVNAIRLADTVRGAAGKRVLDCEQDVRKVSRQSLVIARALRAGERVGATDLIVQRPGVGIPAAQWPIAIGKTVRRDVPAGTMLSWEMLSDAA
- a CDS encoding HAMP domain-containing sensor histidine kinase — encoded protein: MFKRIREAHISLAAKCQLLFGGAVVLIISAALLVPGQRIEGLMKDVDRRAASVLADQAIRDHIAHPTARLDWPDDSSTVPRNGVRLIGSDVDPESLTRFESRAPSRLRRLDKQDFVYQRYDRADGIGYRYARELRATVECLRCHATVSSLATTAPAARVGNANPTTAAVPPSTLSAGQRVLASAAVKPTTRGTLLGIVSVDIESQLNDNQMLLNRVLLLAAGLFAGTLAIIVLYLIITRLILQPVRVLQETAEKVSSGDLNIRSDISTGDEFQQLSETFNTMLSNLKGNADQLRAINKSLDLKLGQMAESNVALYESNRLKSEFLANVSHELRTPLNSILGFAELLKDTTPTDAKSTRYVQNIAQSGRNLLDLINDLLDLAKIEAGRMEVRSEPLSLSDLFEGLANILKPLCEPKKLSIDIDVPAGIPILQNDPAKLQQILYNLLSNAIKFSPAGERIDLTARLDGDGVRVAVADRGIGIEPEKQQMIFEKFRQIDGSVTRQHSGTGLGLAISKELATLLGGALGVESEPGKGATFWIKLPLRIDSGAKDVRRQPTMV
- the neuC gene encoding UDP-N-acetylglucosamine 2-epimerase, which codes for MKATARKRICFVTGTRAEYGLMRSTLAVIAQHPSLELQLVATGMHLHRRYGRTIDEIRRDGWTVDATVPWPLDADTPAAVAARTGAAMAKLAATYERLQTDVVLVVGDRVEAFAAAAAGQVSQRVVAHVHGGDRAAGQIDDALRHAITKLAHVHFPATPASAARIVKLGEDPRRIHRVGAPGIDGIATAAAPMAVLRERFPGLREGQFALIVLHPTDATGETESSRASTVLRASRAAGIEQVVVIYPNSDPGSQPIIRCWEARQAEIDFLLPDAPRDVFLGLMRRCAVMVGNSSAGIIEAGALGTPVVNVGDRQAGRERGANVADVGFRASEITLAVRSALSIDRTGRPDKTHPYGGGRAGVRIAAALDRLMINNRLLRKLIAY
- a CDS encoding HDOD domain-containing protein, whose amino-acid sequence is MGTTPLPESQSIVSDAVRKVTMLATLPEVTSRIIRTVEDPKSTASALHKIVSHDPALVTRILKVVNSSFYGLPGQIGSIERAIVLLGLNAVKNIAVAASLGQMFRGATLCEGYTAKDLWTHCVAVAVTSRELAKQMKVSLADEAFLAGMIHDVGLLVSLQLWPEKLRNICDASRTGQQPFCEIERAMVGVDHQQLGMGLAEQWKFPRSCQLVAGFHHQPQVLSDDSRTLVTIVHVADTICCGTAHGFPLTAAHQTLDARLLADAHITPAIVESVKARHEEILQAAEASLG